The Brachionichthys hirsutus isolate HB-005 chromosome 1, CSIRO-AGI_Bhir_v1, whole genome shotgun sequence genome has a window encoding:
- the calca gene encoding calcitonin/calcitonin-related polypeptide, alpha — translation MLRPCTLLLALVLIISQTAASRITKESASAGVALSDDDAQRLLRAIGEFMQLTSGERDRQVADGNSPDRSVSKRCTGLSTCVLGKLSQDIHKLQAFPRTDVGAGTPGKKRSLSERSETQEHS, via the exons ATGCTGAGACCCTGCACTCTCCTCCTCGCCCTTGTGCTCATAATCTCTCAGACGGCGGCGTCCAG aatCACCAAGGAGTCGGCGTCAGCTGGAGTCGCCCTGTCGGACGATGATGCACAAAGGCTACTCAGAGCGATCGGGGAGTTCATGCAGCTGACTTCAGGCGAGCGAGACCGCCAGGTGGCCGATGGAAACAG CCCGGATAGATCCGTGTCTAAGCGCTGCACAGGCTTAAGCACCTGCGTGCTGGGAAAACTCTCCCAGGACATTCACAAGCTGCAAGCCTTTCCCCGCACCGACGTGGGAGCGGGAACGCCCGGCAAGAAGCGAAGCCTGTCGGAGCGATCGGAAACCCAAGAGCACTCTTAG